The following proteins come from a genomic window of Chanos chanos chromosome 15, fChaCha1.1, whole genome shotgun sequence:
- the LOC115828853 gene encoding cytosolic phospholipase A2 gamma-like: protein MSQSKRRQSGEVRIGHSLNHGEQNHVSRRRGTVIQCLWRHSIKCDQDTIPNIALLGSGGGERAMLGLLGSLVQLQKCDLLDSILYLGGVSGSTWCMASLYKEPDWSTQLDAVQEKIIKRLDGPAVSWSDAWTKLEKYYNQKDNFSLTDVWAAMFVTTIKKEIDETTVSNQREYHSKDPYPIYTVIDKQCKKDKLNRDVWFGIVPHEAGYSLTGAFVDSTSFGSQFKNGSLIKKQPEMDMLYLQGLCGSALADREEISKWIWEQIPRIYKYSSQGREVLSTLVKLNICVLNKEDPTSLINDMTVLLKGKLDKHGRAMFISAKEVLYEPKHDRLKQYTLNICENFEDWFGDSATGARASWIIPKIIQLLCNWTWGTTYNFVHNMKVQDVNPSVLSEKERYYEDAGLLINSPYFPVLRKERHIDLIISFDFSAGDPMETVKKTSQMCKELKIPFPEVHVPEPVQEPTDFYLFEGKNEAPTVIHIPLFNKVNCGGCIKEWEKRYSTFQGPYSHDMIIDLIKKAGENVINNKEKLVKTIQASVEKKKAKLQ, encoded by the exons ATGTCTCAAAGCAAACGTAGACAAAG TGGTGAAGTCAGGATTGGTCATTCTCTGAATCATGGAGAGCAAAACCATGTTTCCAGAAGGAGAGGCACTGTTATACAGTGCTTATGGAGACACAGCATCAAGTGTGATCAG GATACAATTCCCAACATTGCACTTCTGGGCTCTGGAGGAGGTGAGCGAGCCATGTTGGGGTTACTGGGATCACTGGTTCAACTGCAGAAATGTGATCTACTGGACAGCATACTGTATCTGGGTGGAGTGTCAGGATCCACATG GTGCATGGCGTCCTTATACAAAGAGCCAGACTGGTCCACCCAACTGGACGCTGTGCAGGAGAAAATCATTAAAAGGCTTGACGGTCCTGCAGTCAGCTGGTCGGATGCTTGGACAAAACTGGAAAAATACTATAACCAGAAGGACAATTTCTCCCTGACAGACGTCTGGGCTGCAATGTTTGTCACTACGATCAAGAAAGAG ATTGATGAGACCACTGTAAGCAATCAGAGAGAGTATCACAGCAAAGACCCATACCCCATCTACACTGTGATTGACAAGCAGTGCAAAAAGGACAAACTGAACCGAG ATGTCTGGTTTGGGATTGTGCCTCATGAAGCTGGATACTCCCTCACTGGTGCTTTTGTGGACTCAACCAGTTTTGGGAGTCAGTTTAAAAATGGAAGTCTGATTAAAAAACAGCCTGAGATGGACATGCTGTATCTGCAAG GACTCTGTGGCAGTGCCCTTGCTGATAGAGAAGAGATATCGAAATGGATTTGGGAACAAATCCCACGTATTTAT AAATACTCATCCCAGGGCCGAGAGGTGCTCTCAACCCTAGTGAAGCTGAACATATGTGTACTGAACAAAGAAGACCCCACAAGTCTAATCAATGACATGACTGTGCTCCTAAAAG GAAAGCTGGACAAACATGGGAGAGCGATGTTTATCTCTGCAAAGGAGGTACTCTATGAGCCCAAGCATGACAGACTGAAGCAGTACACACTGAACATATGTGAAAACTTCGAAGATTGGTTTGGGGACTCAGCAACAG gtgCAAGGGCCTCATGGATTATCCCAAAGATCATACAGCTTCTTTGCAACTGGACATGGGGAACAACATACAATTTCGTCCACAACATGAAAG TGCAAGATGTGAATCCCTCTGTtctgagtgagaaggagagatattATGAAGATGCTGGGCTACTGATCAACTCTCCCTATTTCCCAGTGCTGAGAAAGGAAAGACACATTGATCTCATCATCTCCTTTGACTTCAGTGCTGGAGACCCCATGGAG acagtgaaaaaaacctCTCAAATGTGCAAGGAGCTGAAGATCCCTTTCCCTGAAGTGCATGTCCCAGAGCCTGTTCAGGAACCAACAGACTTCTATTTGtttgaggggaaaaatgaaGCTCCAACTGTGATCCACATTCCCCTTTTCAACAAAGTCAACTGTGGTG GTTGTATCAAGGAGTGGGAGAAGAGATATAGCACCTTTCAGGGGCCCTACAGCCATGACATGATCATCGATCTGATTAAGAAAGCAGGCGAGAATGTAATAAACAACAAGGAAAAACTAGTGAAAACAATTCAAGCCAGCGTTGAGAAAAAGAAGGCCAAATTACAATAG